Proteins from one Wenzhouxiangella sp. XN24 genomic window:
- the fusA gene encoding elongation factor G: MARTTPIERYRNIGIMAHIDAGKTTTTERVLFYTGVSHKIGEVHDGAAVMDWMEQEQERGITITSAATTCFWKGMDQSFPEHRINIIDTPGHVDFTIEVERSLRVLDGAVAVFCSVGGVEPQSETVWRQANKYHVPRMAFVNKMDRPGANFLRVVKQMQERLQATAVPIQLPIGAEETFRGVIDLLRMKAIIWDDATQGTTFELHDIPADMAELCQQWREHLVEAAAEGDEELTNKYIETMELTEDEIKRGLRLRTLRNEVVPVLCGSAFKNKGVQAMLDAIIEYMPSPVEVPAIRGLLDDETEAERHADDKEPFAALAFKIATDPFVGNLTFFRVYSGVLASGDTIYNPVKGKKERIGRILQMHANERKEIKEVHAGDIAAAVGLKDVTTGDTLSDLKEVITLERMEFPEPVISVAVEPKTKADQEKMGMALSKLAQEDPSFRVHTDEESGQTIISGMGELHLEIIVDRMKREFKVEANVGKPQVAYRETIRQTVEQEGRFVRQSGGRGQFGHVWIKLQPQEPGAGYEFENSIVGGVIPREYIPAVDKGIQEQLASGVLAGYPVVDVKVTLFDGSYHEVDSSEMAFKIAGSMAFKEGCSKAKPVLLEPIMRVEVVTPEDYMGDVMGDLNRRRGLVQGMEEAPSGRIIRAEVPLAEMFGYATQLRSMSQGRATYSMEFGHYNEAPNNVADAVIKKAS; this comes from the coding sequence GTGGCTCGCACGACTCCCATCGAGCGCTACCGCAACATCGGCATCATGGCCCACATCGACGCGGGCAAGACGACGACGACGGAGCGCGTACTGTTCTACACCGGTGTCTCGCACAAGATCGGCGAGGTGCATGACGGTGCGGCCGTCATGGACTGGATGGAGCAGGAGCAGGAGCGTGGCATCACGATCACCTCCGCGGCGACGACCTGTTTCTGGAAAGGCATGGACCAGAGCTTTCCCGAGCACCGCATCAACATCATCGACACGCCGGGACACGTGGACTTCACGATCGAAGTCGAGCGTTCCCTGCGCGTGCTCGACGGCGCCGTGGCCGTGTTCTGCTCGGTGGGCGGCGTGGAGCCGCAGTCCGAGACCGTCTGGCGCCAGGCCAACAAGTACCATGTCCCCCGCATGGCGTTCGTCAACAAGATGGATCGTCCGGGGGCGAATTTCCTGCGCGTCGTGAAGCAGATGCAGGAACGCCTGCAGGCCACCGCCGTGCCGATCCAGCTGCCCATCGGCGCCGAGGAGACCTTCCGCGGCGTGATCGACCTGCTGCGCATGAAGGCGATCATCTGGGACGACGCCACCCAGGGCACCACCTTCGAACTGCATGATATCCCCGCCGACATGGCCGAGCTGTGCCAGCAGTGGCGTGAGCATCTCGTGGAAGCCGCCGCCGAGGGCGACGAAGAGCTGACCAACAAGTACATCGAGACCATGGAGCTGACCGAGGACGAGATCAAGCGGGGGCTGCGGCTGCGCACCCTGCGCAACGAGGTCGTCCCGGTGCTGTGCGGCTCGGCGTTCAAGAACAAGGGCGTCCAGGCCATGCTCGACGCCATCATCGAATACATGCCGTCGCCCGTCGAGGTGCCGGCCATTCGCGGGCTGCTCGACGACGAGACCGAGGCCGAGCGCCACGCGGACGACAAGGAGCCCTTCGCGGCCCTGGCGTTCAAGATCGCGACCGATCCGTTCGTCGGCAACCTGACGTTCTTCCGCGTCTACTCCGGCGTGCTCGCTTCCGGCGACACGATCTACAACCCGGTCAAGGGCAAGAAGGAGCGCATCGGCCGCATCCTCCAGATGCACGCGAACGAGCGCAAGGAAATCAAGGAAGTGCACGCGGGCGACATCGCCGCCGCGGTGGGTCTCAAGGACGTCACCACCGGCGATACGCTGAGCGATCTCAAGGAAGTCATCACCCTGGAGCGGATGGAGTTCCCGGAGCCGGTCATCTCGGTCGCCGTCGAGCCGAAGACCAAGGCCGACCAGGAGAAGATGGGCATGGCCCTGTCGAAGCTGGCGCAGGAGGATCCGTCCTTCCGCGTGCATACCGACGAGGAGTCCGGCCAGACGATCATTTCCGGCATGGGCGAGCTGCACCTCGAGATCATCGTCGATCGCATGAAGCGCGAATTCAAGGTCGAGGCGAACGTCGGCAAGCCGCAGGTGGCCTACCGCGAGACGATCCGCCAGACCGTCGAGCAGGAAGGCCGCTTCGTCCGCCAGAGCGGCGGCCGCGGCCAGTTCGGCCACGTCTGGATCAAGCTCCAGCCGCAGGAGCCCGGCGCCGGCTACGAGTTCGAAAACTCGATCGTCGGCGGTGTCATTCCGCGCGAATACATTCCGGCGGTGGACAAGGGCATCCAGGAACAGCTGGCCAGCGGCGTGCTCGCCGGTTATCCGGTGGTGGACGTCAAGGTCACCCTGTTCGACGGCTCGTACCACGAGGTCGATTCCAGCGAAATGGCGTTCAAGATCGCCGGCTCCATGGCCTTCAAGGAAGGCTGCAGCAAGGCGAAGCCGGTGCTGCTCGAGCCGATCATGCGGGTCGAGGTCGTGACGCCGGAGGACTACATGGGCGACGTCATGGGCGACCTGAATCGCCGCCGCGGCCTGGTGCAGGGCATGGAAGAGGCGCCTTCGGGCCGCATCATCCGCGCGGAAGTGCCGCTGGCCGAGATGTTCGGCTACGCGACCCAGCTGCGCTCGATGAGCCAGGGCCGGGCGACGTATTCGATGGAGTTCGGTCACTACAACGAGGCGCCGAACAACGTCGCCGATGCCGTGATCAAGAAGGCTTCCTGA
- the rpsG gene encoding 30S ribosomal protein S7: MSRRAQAPKRLILPDPVYGSETLSKFMNMVMESGKKSVAERIVYGAIDQISDRRKMPADSAVEILEQALENVKPMVEVKSRRVGGATYQVPVEVRAVRRQTLAMRWLIDAARARGEKSMAQRLANELMDAADSRGAAVKKREDTHRMAEANKAFSHYRW, from the coding sequence ATGTCCAGACGTGCCCAGGCGCCCAAGCGCCTCATTCTCCCCGACCCGGTCTACGGCAGCGAGACGCTGTCGAAGTTCATGAACATGGTCATGGAAAGCGGCAAGAAGTCTGTCGCCGAGCGCATCGTCTACGGTGCGATCGACCAGATCTCGGATCGGCGCAAGATGCCGGCCGACAGCGCTGTCGAGATCCTCGAGCAGGCGCTGGAGAACGTCAAGCCGATGGTCGAGGTGAAGTCCCGCCGGGTCGGCGGCGCCACCTACCAGGTGCCGGTCGAGGTGCGCGCGGTGCGCCGCCAGACGCTGGCGATGCGCTGGCTGATCGACGCCGCCCGCGCGCGCGGCGAGAAGTCCATGGCCCAGCGGCTGGCCAACGAATTGATGGATGCCGCGGACAGTCGCGGCGCCGCAGTGAAGAAGCGCGAAGACACGCACCGGATGGCAGAGGCCAACAAGGCCTTCTCACACTACCGCTGGTAA
- the rpsL gene encoding 30S ribosomal protein S12 encodes MATINQLVRKPRRIQKEKTAVPALQASPQRRGVCTRVYTTTPKKPNSALRKVARVRLTNGFEVTSYIGGEGHNLQEHSVVLIRGGRVKDLPGVRYHTVRGTLDCAGVSDRRQGRSKYGAKRPKS; translated from the coding sequence ATGGCTACGATCAATCAGCTCGTCCGCAAGCCCCGTCGCATCCAGAAGGAAAAGACGGCGGTGCCCGCACTGCAGGCCAGCCCGCAGCGGCGCGGCGTGTGCACGCGCGTCTACACCACGACCCCGAAGAAGCCGAACTCGGCGCTGCGGAAAGTGGCCCGCGTCCGGCTCACGAACGGCTTCGAGGTGACCAGCTACATCGGTGGCGAGGGGCACAACCTCCAGGAGCACTCGGTGGTGCTCATCCGCGGCGGGCGCGTCAAGGACCTGCCGGGCGTGCGCTACCACACGGTGCGCGGCACGCTCGACTGCGCCGGCGTCAGCGATCGTCGCCAGGGCCGCTCGAAGTACGGCGCCAAGCGCCCCAAGTCCTGA
- the rpoC gene encoding DNA-directed RNA polymerase subunit beta' — MKDLLKLFKQNVPVEDFDAIRIALASPEMIRSWSFGEVKKPETINYRTFKPERDGLFCAKIFGPIKDYECLCGKYKRLKHRGVVCEKCGVEVTQAKVRRERMGHIELASPVAHIWFLKSLPSRIGLMLDMTLREIERVLYFEAFVVVESGLTPLERGQLMTDEQYLEAIEEHGDEFDARMGAEAIHQMLRTLDLQAEVAQVREDMAGTNSETKLKRLSKRLKLLESFIESGNKPEWMVMTVLPVLPPDLRPLVPLDGGRFATSDLNDLYRRVINRNNRLRRLLELNAPDIIVRNEKRMLQESVDALLDNGRRGRAITGTNKRPLKSLADMIKGKQGRFRQNLLGKRVDYSGRSVIVVGPTLKLHQCGLPKKMALELFKPFIFHKLQLRGEALTIKAAKRAVEREGPEVWDILEEVIREHPVMLNRAPTLHRLGIQAFEPVLVEGKAIQLHPLVCTAFNADFDGDQMAVHVPLSLEAQLEARALMMSSNNILSPANGEPIIVPSQDVVLGLYYLTRQQTNQKGEGSLYTDVSEVHRAYENRAVGLHAAVKVRIRDWSQDEDGEKVSTLKTIETTVGRALLSEILPEGLPFELINKDMNKKAISGIINECYRRLGLKETVVFADQLMYMGFRYATRSGVSFGADDMVVPVEKAEILAEAETEVKNFQEQYASGLITNGERYNKVVDIWSHTNDRVAKAMMDKISTQDVADSSGKVVREKSFNSVFMMADSGARGSAAQIRQLAGMRGLMAKPDGSIIETPITANFREGLDVLQYFISTHGARKGLADTALKTANSGYLTRRLVDVAQDLVVTEVDCGTTDGLLMTPLVEGGDVVEPLRERVLGRVVAEDVLRPGGDDVVVAAGTLLDERWVKELERLSVDQVWVRSPITCETRYGLCAQCYGRDLARGHPINIGEAVGVIAAQSIGEPGTQLTMRTFHIGGAASRAAARSNVQVKNGGTVRLHNIKTVRHEKGHLVAVSRSGELGIIDEFGRERERYKIPYGAAIMVDDGDQVKAGAVISTWDPHTHPVVSEAAGIMKFQDFIDGVTVESRVDEHTGLSSIVAIDPKQRGAAGKDLRPIAKLVDAKGKDLYFPDSKEPIAYPLSVGAIVVMEPGQKVGVGDIIARIPQESSKTRDITGGLPRVADMFEARKPKEPAILAEHSGKVKFGKETKGKRRLVIENEEGEHELLIPKWRNLSVFEGEVVQRGEVISDGEMNPHDLLRLQNVKLLADYLVREIQDVYRLQGVKINDKHIEVIIRQMLRKAEITDPGDTKFLRGEQLDRARVLEENERVAEKDGASATYTPVLLGITKASLATESFISAASFQETTRVLTEAAVRGLRDDLRGLKENVIVGRLIPAGTGFAFHMARRRKVEISPAEMTMAEAMDAAGVTAEDVETPAPSESE; from the coding sequence ATGAAGGATCTTCTGAAGCTCTTCAAGCAGAACGTACCGGTCGAGGATTTCGATGCGATTCGCATCGCCCTCGCCTCCCCGGAAATGATCCGGTCATGGTCTTTCGGCGAGGTCAAGAAACCCGAGACCATCAACTACCGGACCTTCAAGCCGGAGCGGGACGGCCTGTTCTGCGCCAAGATCTTTGGCCCCATCAAGGACTACGAGTGCCTGTGCGGCAAGTACAAGCGGCTCAAGCATCGCGGCGTGGTGTGCGAGAAGTGCGGCGTCGAGGTGACGCAGGCCAAGGTGCGCCGCGAGCGGATGGGCCACATCGAGCTGGCCAGCCCCGTGGCGCACATCTGGTTCCTCAAGTCGCTGCCCTCGCGCATCGGCCTCATGCTGGACATGACGCTGCGCGAGATCGAGCGCGTGCTGTATTTCGAGGCCTTCGTGGTCGTCGAGTCGGGGCTCACGCCGCTGGAGCGCGGCCAGTTGATGACCGACGAGCAGTACCTCGAGGCGATCGAGGAACACGGTGACGAGTTCGACGCCCGGATGGGCGCCGAGGCGATCCACCAGATGCTGCGCACCCTCGACCTGCAGGCCGAGGTCGCCCAGGTCCGCGAGGACATGGCGGGGACGAATTCCGAGACGAAGCTGAAGCGCCTTTCCAAGCGCCTCAAGCTGCTCGAGTCCTTCATCGAGTCCGGCAACAAGCCGGAGTGGATGGTGATGACCGTGCTGCCGGTGCTGCCGCCCGACCTGCGCCCCCTGGTGCCGCTCGACGGCGGCCGCTTCGCGACCTCCGACCTGAACGATCTCTACCGTCGCGTGATCAATCGCAACAACCGCCTGCGCCGCCTGCTGGAGCTCAACGCGCCCGACATCATCGTGCGCAACGAGAAGCGCATGCTGCAGGAATCGGTCGATGCGCTGCTGGACAACGGCCGCCGCGGCCGCGCCATCACGGGCACCAACAAGCGCCCGCTGAAGTCGCTGGCCGACATGATCAAGGGCAAACAGGGCCGCTTCCGCCAGAACCTGCTCGGCAAGCGCGTGGACTACTCCGGCCGCTCCGTGATCGTGGTGGGGCCGACGCTCAAGCTGCACCAGTGCGGCCTGCCGAAGAAGATGGCGCTGGAGCTGTTCAAGCCCTTCATCTTCCACAAGCTGCAGCTGCGCGGCGAGGCGCTGACCATCAAGGCCGCCAAGCGCGCCGTGGAACGCGAGGGACCGGAGGTCTGGGACATCCTCGAAGAGGTCATCCGCGAGCACCCGGTCATGCTGAACCGTGCGCCGACGCTGCATCGTCTCGGCATCCAGGCTTTCGAGCCGGTGCTGGTCGAGGGCAAGGCGATCCAGCTGCACCCGCTGGTCTGCACGGCATTCAACGCCGACTTCGACGGCGACCAGATGGCGGTGCACGTGCCGCTGTCGCTGGAGGCGCAGCTCGAGGCGCGCGCCCTGATGATGTCGTCGAACAACATCCTCTCGCCCGCCAACGGCGAGCCGATCATCGTGCCGTCGCAGGACGTCGTGCTGGGGCTCTATTACCTGACCCGCCAGCAGACCAACCAGAAGGGCGAGGGCAGCCTGTACACGGACGTGTCCGAGGTGCATCGCGCCTATGAGAACCGTGCCGTCGGCCTGCACGCCGCCGTCAAGGTCCGCATTCGCGACTGGTCGCAGGACGAGGACGGCGAGAAGGTCTCGACCCTGAAGACCATCGAGACGACGGTCGGCCGCGCCCTGCTGTCCGAGATCCTGCCGGAGGGGCTGCCCTTCGAGCTGATCAACAAGGACATGAACAAGAAGGCCATCTCGGGGATCATCAACGAGTGCTATCGTCGCCTGGGACTGAAGGAAACCGTGGTGTTCGCGGACCAGCTCATGTACATGGGCTTCCGTTACGCGACGCGCTCGGGCGTCTCCTTCGGCGCAGACGACATGGTCGTCCCGGTCGAGAAGGCGGAGATCCTGGCCGAGGCCGAGACGGAGGTGAAGAACTTCCAGGAGCAGTACGCCTCCGGCCTGATCACCAACGGCGAGCGCTACAACAAGGTCGTGGACATCTGGTCGCATACCAACGACCGCGTCGCCAAGGCCATGATGGACAAGATCAGCACCCAGGACGTGGCCGATTCCAGCGGCAAGGTGGTGCGCGAAAAGTCCTTCAACTCGGTGTTCATGATGGCCGACTCCGGCGCACGTGGCTCCGCGGCGCAGATTCGCCAGCTGGCCGGCATGCGCGGCCTGATGGCCAAGCCGGACGGCTCGATCATCGAGACGCCGATCACCGCCAACTTCCGTGAAGGCCTCGACGTCCTGCAGTACTTCATCTCCACCCACGGCGCCCGCAAGGGCCTCGCGGACACGGCGCTGAAGACCGCGAACTCGGGTTACCTGACCCGGCGCCTGGTCGACGTGGCGCAGGACCTCGTGGTCACGGAGGTCGATTGCGGCACGACGGACGGCCTCCTGATGACGCCGCTCGTCGAGGGCGGCGACGTGGTCGAACCGTTGCGCGAACGCGTCCTCGGCCGGGTGGTTGCCGAGGACGTGCTGCGTCCGGGCGGTGACGACGTGGTCGTGGCGGCCGGCACGTTGCTGGACGAGCGCTGGGTCAAGGAGCTCGAGCGGCTGTCCGTGGACCAGGTCTGGGTGCGCTCGCCGATCACCTGCGAGACGCGCTACGGCCTGTGCGCCCAGTGCTACGGGCGTGACCTCGCGCGCGGCCATCCGATCAACATCGGCGAGGCCGTCGGCGTCATCGCGGCGCAGTCGATCGGCGAGCCGGGCACGCAGCTCACGATGCGCACCTTCCACATCGGTGGTGCGGCTTCGCGGGCTGCGGCACGCAGCAATGTCCAGGTGAAGAACGGCGGCACGGTGCGCCTGCACAACATCAAGACGGTGCGGCATGAGAAGGGCCACCTGGTGGCGGTGTCGCGCTCGGGCGAGCTCGGCATCATCGACGAATTCGGCCGCGAGCGGGAGCGTTACAAGATCCCCTACGGTGCGGCCATCATGGTCGACGACGGCGACCAGGTGAAGGCGGGCGCGGTAATCTCCACCTGGGACCCGCACACTCACCCGGTGGTCTCCGAGGCCGCAGGTATCATGAAGTTCCAGGACTTCATCGACGGCGTGACCGTGGAGTCGCGGGTCGACGAGCATACCGGGCTTTCGAGCATCGTCGCGATCGATCCCAAGCAGCGCGGTGCGGCCGGCAAGGACCTGCGGCCGATCGCCAAGCTCGTGGACGCCAAGGGCAAGGACCTGTATTTCCCCGACAGCAAGGAACCGATTGCCTACCCGCTGTCGGTGGGCGCCATCGTGGTCATGGAGCCGGGCCAGAAAGTCGGTGTCGGCGACATCATCGCGCGTATCCCGCAGGAATCCTCCAAGACCCGCGACATCACGGGCGGCCTGCCGCGCGTCGCCGACATGTTCGAGGCGCGCAAGCCGAAGGAGCCCGCGATCCTCGCCGAGCATAGTGGCAAGGTGAAGTTCGGCAAGGAGACCAAGGGCAAGCGCCGCCTCGTCATCGAGAACGAGGAGGGCGAGCACGAGTTACTGATCCCGAAGTGGCGCAACCTGTCGGTCTTCGAGGGCGAGGTGGTGCAGCGTGGCGAAGTGATCTCGGACGGCGAGATGAACCCCCACGACCTGCTGCGCCTGCAGAACGTCAAGCTGCTGGCGGACTACCTGGTGCGCGAGATCCAGGACGTGTACCGGCTGCAGGGCGTGAAGATCAACGACAAGCACATCGAGGTCATCATCCGCCAGATGCTCCGCAAGGCCGAGATCACGGATCCGGGCGACACCAAGTTCCTGCGCGGCGAGCAGCTCGACCGGGCCCGCGTGCTGGAAGAGAACGAGCGCGTCGCGGAGAAGGACGGCGCGTCGGCGACCTACACGCCGGTCCTGCTGGGCATCACCAAGGCCTCGCTGGCCACCGAGTCGTTCATCTCCGCGGCCTCCTTCCAGGAGACCACCCGGGTGCTGACCGAGGCGGCGGTGCGCGGATTGCGCGACGACCTGAGGGGCCTGAAGGAAAATGTCATCGTCGGGCGCCTGATTCCGGCCGGGACCGGCTTCGCGTTCCACATGGCGCGCCGCCGCAAAGTAGAGATCAGTCCCGCGGAAATGACCATGGCGGAGGCGATGGACGCCGCCGGAGTGACTGCGGAAGACGTCGAGACGCCGGCGCCCAGCGAAAGCGAGTGA